One window of Mangrovibacterium diazotrophicum genomic DNA carries:
- a CDS encoding class I SAM-dependent methyltransferase, translated as MDKKGYISRIREDLKGGRKHSKTTIESIAKSFGIANKNLVKEFTELAIILNAREIAHDSSLTTYEKYLDIVALYQSQVNLSMRTSMSVLMQQYSTPAPISFLASSYILKSGSLSGYKAFKNIVKGSTKGKIVGNAHLTDDKKYFPRYLEPSAGNGLLTIALPYHYTHVNELDDVRLANLKEQPFAKVSSWDALKPPAAYDRNFDGIVTNPPFGSLSQPEIFGKFKIKRLEHAMALNALRCMKDDGKAAIIIGGHTTWDEHGRVTAGTNRIFLNYLYHFYNIEDIIPINGKKLYSRQGTSINTRLILIDGAKAVPDGAAPLKNKLHSTVVNTHEELWDRVQLQPSPETLTKINQNIARLRAKAILIKQKQYETSNNI; from the coding sequence ATGGATAAAAAGGGCTACATATCAAGGATTCGTGAGGATTTAAAAGGCGGACGTAAGCACTCTAAAACCACTATTGAAAGCATTGCCAAAAGCTTCGGTATCGCCAATAAGAACTTGGTGAAAGAATTTACCGAACTGGCAATAATCCTTAACGCAAGAGAGATAGCACACGACAGTTCGTTAACCACTTACGAAAAGTACCTTGATATTGTAGCCCTGTATCAATCACAGGTCAATCTTTCCATGCGCACAAGCATGAGTGTGTTGATGCAGCAATATTCCACTCCGGCACCCATTTCGTTCCTGGCATCGAGTTATATCTTAAAATCAGGTAGTTTATCAGGCTACAAAGCTTTTAAGAACATTGTAAAAGGAAGTACAAAGGGTAAAATTGTCGGCAATGCTCATCTTACGGATGACAAAAAATACTTTCCAAGGTATTTAGAGCCATCGGCAGGAAACGGACTTTTAACCATTGCTTTACCATATCATTATACCCATGTTAACGAGTTGGATGATGTAAGACTTGCCAACCTGAAAGAACAACCTTTTGCAAAGGTCAGCTCTTGGGATGCTTTAAAACCTCCGGCAGCTTATGACAGAAATTTTGACGGCATAGTTACGAATCCACCTTTCGGTTCACTTTCTCAACCTGAAATTTTCGGAAAGTTTAAAATCAAGCGATTGGAACATGCGATGGCATTGAACGCTTTGCGTTGCATGAAAGATGACGGTAAGGCAGCTATTATCATTGGCGGTCATACCACTTGGGACGAACACGGTCGGGTTACCGCAGGAACTAACCGCATTTTCCTGAATTACCTCTATCACTTTTACAACATTGAAGATATTATCCCGATTAACGGTAAAAAGCTTTATTCCAGACAAGGAACTTCAATCAATACCCGATTGATTCTAATTGATGGAGCAAAAGCAGTTCCCGATGGAGCAGCTCCGCTTAAAAATAAATTACACAGCACCGTTGTAAATACCCATGAAGAACTTTGGGACAGGGTTCAACTTCAACCATCTCCAGAAACTCTTACGAAAATCAATCAGAACATTGCCAGGTTGAGAGCAAAAGCAATTCTCATAAAACAGAAGCAGTATGAAACAAGCAATAACATTTAG